The nucleotide window TCCAGAAGATGCCCAACGACAAGGAGCTCCGCCTCGTCCTCGCCGCGCAGCTCGCCGACGTCGGCCAGGCCGACCAGGGCATCGCCGACGCCAAGGCCCTGCTCAAGGGCACGCCCGACGACCGCGTCGTCTACCTCGCCCTCGGCCAGATCTACTCCCGCCTCCGCCGCTGGTCCGACGCCGAAGCTTCCCTCGACCAGGCCGAGAAGCTCTCCGATTCGCCCGACGAGAAGCGCGAGATCCTCTTCCTCCGCGCCAGCTACTTCGAGCGCCAGAAGAAGTACGACGCCGCCGAAGACCTCTTCAAGCGCCTGCTCGCCGCCGATCCCGGCAATCCCACCGTGCTCAACTACCTCGGCTACATGCTCGCCGACCGCGGCGTCCGCCTGGAAGAAGCCCTCGGCTACGTGAAGAAGGCCGTCGAGGTCGACCCCCACAACGGCGCCTTCCTCGACTCGCTCGGCTGGGCTTACTTCAAGCTCGGCAACTA belongs to Terriglobales bacterium and includes:
- a CDS encoding tetratricopeptide repeat protein; protein product: QKMPNDKELRLVLAAQLADVGQADQGIADAKALLKGTPDDRVVYLALGQIYSRLRRWSDAEASLDQAEKLSDSPDEKREILFLRASYFERQKKYDAAEDLFKRLLAADPGNPTVLNYLGYMLADRGVRLEEALGYVKKAVEVDPHNGAFLDSLGWAYFKLGNYELAEENLRKAADKSRDDATILEHLGDLYQKTGRLKLAAAQWERALDSLNKTIAVEVEPADLARVQKKLESAKVRLAQQQPSPRKPQ